The following is a genomic window from Hymenobacter monticola.
TATCCAAAGCCACGTGGTGGCGGAGGGGCGGGCCTTGGCGGCCTAGCGCTTCTCCAGCAAGTCGAGCCGGTACTGCTCGTGCCGCTGGCCGGCAAGGTGGCGCAGGGGGCCGTCTTCCATTGTTTTGGCCAGGAAAAACGTGTGCACATCATCGCCCGTCAGGGGGTAGTCGTGCACCGGCGGCGTCCAGTGCACCAGCAGCAGCTGGCCGCCGGAGGGCAAGGCGGCAATCATTTTCTCCGCGGCACGGGCCAGGTCATCCGGCGACCAGTAGTAGCCTACTTCCGACAGCAGAATCAGGTTGAAGGTCTGGTCGGGAAACTCGTTGGGCACTTGCATCAGGCGGATTTCCACCTGCGGTAAATCGGCGCAACGGGCGCGGGCCTGGGCCAAGGCCGCCTCGCTTACATCCACCGCCAGCAGGTGGCCGCAGCGCGGCGCCAGCTGCGCCGTGAGCACGCCCAGCGAGCAGCCAATTTCAAAAACCTCGGCGTAGTGCAGATGCGGCAGCGCTGCCAGGGTCGCGGCGTACTTCTCGCGCTCGTAGGGGCTGGTTTCGAAATTCCACGGGTCGCGGTTGGCCTGGTACACGTGGTCGAAGTACTCTGGCGGCAGAGTATTGGGCTGGTTTTCGTTCATGGCGCTACGGCTTCAAAAAAGACTTCATAAGGCGTCTCAAAGTGCGCCAGCATTTCTGCTGACAATAAAAACCCTTCGGCATCGTCCATAAACACCCCCGGTGCCACCTGCGAGCGGTGCGCCGCAATGGCCCGCAGCTTCTGCGGCAGCCCAGTGGCAATGTCGAGCCGGAAGCCTTGCACTCCGTCAGAGGCCGTGGGCAGGTCGTCGGGGGCGGCACGCTCCCAGGCCCACACCACGTATTCGAGCCGGCGGGGCGGCTGGGGCATGCCGGCCAACGCGGCCGCCACCAGCTGGCTGGTAGCGCGGTGGTCGGGGTGAGGGTCGCGACGCCAGGGCACCAGCACGGTGGCCGCCGCCTGCTGCTGCAGGAACTGTTGCAATGCAGTCACGGCAGTAGTAAAGCCAGTTTCGGCGCCTGAACTGGGCACGCGGCTATCGGGCAGGCCCAGCAGTAGCGGTTCGTTAGCATCAAAACCGAGCAAGGTGAGAGCGTGCCTAAACTCGGCTTCACGCACCGCTTGCCGTGCTGCCAACGAAAACAATTGCGAACGGGGGTGAGACATTGTGCCGTCGCTCACCAGCACCGCGGCTACGGGCAGGCCCGCTTGGCGCAGTAGCGCCAGCAGGCCGCCGCAGCCTAGCGCCTCGTCATCGGGGTGGGGCGCCACCACCACGGTAGCGCCCAGCGAGGCGGCGAAACTGCCCGGCCGCACCGAGTAATTGTCGAAAGGAAGGGGATGCTCAGCCAAGGGAAAGCCGCTTTTGCGGGAAGGCTAGCTTACGAAGGTTTTGCCTTCGAGTACGAAACGGCCCACGTCGGCCAGGGCGCCGTCGGGGGCGGGCTGGCGCAGGTAGTGGGTCAGGTCGCGGTGCAAGCGCTCGAAGGGTAGGGGCTCCAGCAGGCCACGGGCACCCACGCAACGTTCGGCCAGTTGCAGCATGTTGAGGCAAATGGTTTCGATGGCGGTGCGCATCATGTTGGCATAAGCCACGGTGGCCTCAGCATCGGCGGTGGCGCCGGGGCGGGCGGCGTGCTCGGCCGCGCCGCGCAGCCACTGGCGGCCGCTTTCCAGTGCGATGCTCATCTCCCCCAGGCGCTGCCGCTGGTAAGGGTCGTCGATGCGGCCCAAACCCTGCAGAAAGCGACAGGTTTCCTCAAACACCGCCTCGGCGCCGCCCAGCTGCACCGCCGCAAACCGGATGGCGCCGCCGCTGAATGCCGGCTGCTGGTAGTAAGCATCGGGCGGGCCAATCAGGTCGTCGGGCCCAATTTCCAGCCCGGTTAAATCGGCCCGGAAGCTGGCCGTGGCCCGCATGCCCAGCGGCCGCCAGAACGAGCGGTCCAGCGCGGGCGCCTGCGTATCGGCGGGCAGCACGAAAAGCTGCCAGCCCCGGCCCTTCGGCAACGCCCCGGTGATGAGCGGCCGCGCCAGGTACCCCGCGCCCGAGGCAAACGTCTTGGCCCCGCGCAGGCGGTAGCGGCCATTGGGCATGGCCTCCAATCGTACGCCATCGGTTGCAATCTCGGTGTTCCACATCCCAAACAGCTTGCCGGCGCGGGCATCGGCTGCATAGCGTGCCGTCTGCGCCGCCGTACCCAGCTGCTGAATCAGCAGCAGCGCATTCAAATGACCTTCGTAGACGCGTCCCACAGCCAGGTTGCCGCGTCCAATGTGCTGCAGGGTGTGCAGCAGTGGTAGGGTGGCTGCCGGCACGTTGAGTCCCGCCCCGCCCAGGTCGGCGGGAAGTGCCGCCGTGAGCAGGCCAGCCGTTTGCAGCCAGGCAAATTCCTGACTAGGGAAAGCGCCTACCTCGTCGGTGGCGGCAGCTTGCGCAAACAGCTTGGGAGCTAGCTGGGCCGCCGCCATCTCGGCTTGCGCAGGTGTGGCGGGCCCGCGCGACGGGCCCGGCGAGTCGGCCGAGGCGACGGCTTCGGGGGCTCCGGTGCCCAGTTCGGCGCTAGGGCTATATATGAAATCGGCAGACATACACTTGCGAAAACGGAGTGGGAAGGATAAGCTATACCGTAAAATGCCGCACGTTGTTCATTTTTCCACATTGCTAGCCCCGCCGGCTATTGGCGGGTAATAATTCGGTAATGCGCGGGTTGGGAAGCCGGCGGGTGGGGGCTTTACCTTTGCGGCGGCAATTGTGCCCAGCTTTTCCCTTCTTTTTATGTCGTCTCGCCCCATTCGTGCCGCCCTGCTTTCTGTGTATCACAAAGACCGACTGGCCCCGCTGGTGCAAGTGCTGCGGCAGCACGGCGTGCAGCTGTACTCCACGGGCGGCACCCAGAAATTCCTGGAAGAAGAAGGCGCTGAAGTAACCGCCGTAGAAGACCTGACCGGCTTCCCCGAAGTATTTGGCGGCCGGGTGAAGACGCTGCACCCCAAGGTGTTCGGCGGCATATTGCACCGTCGCCACGAGGATGGTGACCTGGCCCAGGCCGAGCAGCACGGCATCCCGCCCATCGACTTGGTGGTGGTCGACCTCTATCCGTTTGAGGAAACTGTGGCCAGTGGAGCCCAAGAGCAGGACGTTATCGAGAAAATCGACATCGGCGGCATTTCCCTGCTACGCGCCGCTGCCAAAAACTTCCGCGACGTGCTGGTAGTCAGTAGCCGCGACCAGTACGAGGCCGTGACCGAGCTGCTAACCCAGAAGGAAGGCGCCACCGACCTTGACGACCGCCGCCATTACGCCGCCGCCGCCTTCGCCACCACCTCCCACTACGACACCGAGATTTTCAAATACGTGAGCCAGGACACGGCCGTGGCCGGCGCGGCCCTACGCCTCAGTGCCCAGCCCGCCACGCCCCTGCGCTACGGCGAGAACCCCCACCAGGCCGGCACCTTCTACGGCGACCTGTCGGCGCTGTTCGACCAGCTGCACGGCAAGCAGCTCAGCTACAACAACCTAGTGGACGTGGACGCCGCCGTGGCCCTCATGGCCGAATTCAGCGACGGCGCGCCCGCCTGCGCCATCCTCAAGCACACCAACGCCTGCGGAGTAGCCCAGGCCGCCACCCTGCGCGACGCCTACGTAAACGCCCTGAGCTGTGACCCGACGTCGGCCTTTGGCGGCGTCATCATCGTGAACAAGGAAGTGGACGCGGCCACCGCCGCCGAGCTGAACCAGTTGTTCTTCGAGGTGCTAATTGCGCCCGGTTTTGCGGCCGAGGCGCTGCCCGTGCTGCAGAGCAAGAAAAACCGCATTTTGCTGCGGCAGAAGCCGGTGGAGTTTCCAAAGAAGCAGATTAAGACGCTGCTTAACGGCATCATCGAGCAGGACGCCGACCGCCAGACCGAAACGGCCGCCGACTTCCGCACCGTCACCCAATCGGCCCCCACGGCCGAGGAAACGGAGGCGCTGGTTTTCGCCGCCAAAATTTGCAAGCACACCAAGAGCAACACCATCGTGCTGGCCCGGGCCGGCCAGCTGCTGGCCTCCGGCGTGGGCCAGACCTCGCGCGTAGACGCTCTACGCCAGGCCATTGAGAAGGCCCGCGCCTTCGGCTTCGACCTGCACGGCGCCGTGATGGCCTCCGACGCCTTCTTCCCCTTCCCCGACTGCGTGGAAATTGCCGGCGCCGCCGGCATCCGCGCCGTGGTGCAGCCCGGCGGCTCCATCAAAGACGCCGACAGCATCAAAGCTGCCGATGAGTTGGGCATGGCCATGGTGCTGACGGGCATGCGCCACTTCAAGCACTAGGGGATAGAGGCCGTCCGTCATTGCGAGTGGAGCGCAGCGGAACGCGGCAATCCGTCCGGTTCTCAGCGACCAAGTTTTCAATGTAACAACGCTCAAACAAAAGCCCCGGCCTTGCAAAAGGGCCGGGGCTTTGTGGTAAAAAAGGAGACTTTATCACAATTCAGGGCTGGTCGCAATAGAGGACGGATTGCCGCGTTGCGCTGCGCTCCACTCGCAATGACGGACTTAACATGTCTGCCGGGCAAGGCAGCCCCCTTAGCAGAATCCCATAATCCCGTTCACCAACCCGGCCCAAACCTTCCGTACCTTTGCCCATTATTTCGCTTCGGTCCCCGCCGACGCCTCGCCTTATTGCATATAACTCAATGGGTTTCTTTAATTTCCTGACCAGCGACATCGCCATCGACCTGGGCACGGCCAATACGCTCATCATTCACAACGACAAAATCGTGGTGGACGAGCCGAGCATCATCGCCAAAGACCGAACTACGAATAAAGTCATCGCCGTGGGCCGCCAAGCCCAGCAGATGCACGAAAAAACCCACGATAACATCCGCACCATCCGCCCGCTGAAGGATGGCGTGATTGCCGATTTCCACGCCGCCGAGGAAATGATTAAGGGCATGATTAAGATGATTGACACGCGCACGCGGTTGTTTCAGCCCTCGCACCGCATGGTCATCTGCATTCCCTCGGGTATCACCGAGGTGGAGAAACGCGCCGTGCGCGACTCCGCCGAGCACGCCGGCGCCAAGGAAGTCTGGATGATTCAGGAGCCCATGGCCGCCGCCATTGGCATCGGCATCGACGTGGAGCAGCCCGTGGGCTCGATGATTATCGACATTGGAGGGGGCACCACCGAAATTGCGGTTATCGCCTTGTCGGGCATCGTGTGCGACCAGTCGATTAAGACGGCCGGCGACGTGTTCAATCAAGACATCCTCGACTACATGCGCCGCCAGCACAACCTGCTCATTGGCGAGCGTTCGGCCGAGCGCATCAAGATTGAGGTAGGCGCCGCCCTCACCGAGCTCGACGTGGCTCCGCCCGACCACGAAGTGCGCGGCCGCGACCTGATGACCGGCATTCCGAAAGTTATCAAAGTCACGTTCTCAGAAATTGCCATTGCCCTCGATAAATCGGTGGCCAAAATTGAGGAAGCCGTATTGAAAGCCCTCGAAATCTCGCCGCCCGAATTGTCGGCCGACATTTACGAAAACGGCATTCACCTCACCGGCGGCGGCGCGCTGCTACGCGGCCTCGACAAGCGCCTCGCGGCCAAAACCAAGCTGCCCATCCACATTGCCGAAGACCCGCTGCGCGCCGTGGTGCGCGGCACCGGCAAAGCCATCAAGGACATTCATGCCTTCCGAGGTGTGCTACTGACTTAGTCTCAGAACAAAAATGCCAGCCCGTCATGCTGAGCGTAGCCGAAGCATCTCTACTGCGAAGAGTAATTAATTACTTCGGCACGCGAGAGGCTTCGGCTGCGCTCAGCATGACGTTCTTTTAGCAGTTGCTTTTCTAAATAATTAATTACCACCCGTGCGGAATTTATTTCTTTTCCTATTTCGCTTTCGCGGGGCGTTGGTATTCGGCTTGTTAGAAATAATTAGCATCTATTTATTCGTTACCAATAATTCGTATCAGCGAGCGGCGTTTTTTAATTCGGCCAATTCCTATGCGGGCATAGTGCTGGAACGCCGCACGCAGATAACGGACTACTTCCACCTGGCAGATTTAAATACGCAGCTGGTGGCCGAAAATGCGGCCCTGCGCCAGCAGCTGTACCCGCCCGACACCATGAGGCGCGAGGCCGACTCGGTGGCCGTGCCCCCGGCCCGTACCGATACGCTGCGGCGCGTGCGCTACCAGCGCCCCGCCAGCCGCCCCGATACCTTGCTGCTGGGCCTGCAGCGCCTAGCCGCCCGCGACCCGAGTTATCCACTCATTCCGGCCCGGGTTATCAACAACCGCCTCAGTAATGTAGATAACTTTTTTAC
Proteins encoded in this region:
- a CDS encoding class I SAM-dependent DNA methyltransferase — its product is MNENQPNTLPPEYFDHVYQANRDPWNFETSPYEREKYAATLAALPHLHYAEVFEIGCSLGVLTAQLAPRCGHLLAVDVSEAALAQARARCADLPQVEIRLMQVPNEFPDQTFNLILLSEVGYYWSPDDLARAAEKMIAALPSGGQLLLVHWTPPVHDYPLTGDDVHTFFLAKTMEDGPLRHLAGQRHEQYRLDLLEKR
- a CDS encoding PIG-L deacetylase family protein; this encodes MAEHPLPFDNYSVRPGSFAASLGATVVVAPHPDDEALGCGGLLALLRQAGLPVAAVLVSDGTMSHPRSQLFSLAARQAVREAEFRHALTLLGFDANEPLLLGLPDSRVPSSGAETGFTTAVTALQQFLQQQAAATVLVPWRRDPHPDHRATSQLVAAALAGMPQPPRRLEYVVWAWERAAPDDLPTASDGVQGFRLDIATGLPQKLRAIAAHRSQVAPGVFMDDAEGFLLSAEMLAHFETPYEVFFEAVAP
- a CDS encoding acyl-CoA dehydrogenase family protein; the protein is MSADFIYSPSAELGTGAPEAVASADSPGPSRGPATPAQAEMAAAQLAPKLFAQAAATDEVGAFPSQEFAWLQTAGLLTAALPADLGGAGLNVPAATLPLLHTLQHIGRGNLAVGRVYEGHLNALLLIQQLGTAAQTARYAADARAGKLFGMWNTEIATDGVRLEAMPNGRYRLRGAKTFASGAGYLARPLITGALPKGRGWQLFVLPADTQAPALDRSFWRPLGMRATASFRADLTGLEIGPDDLIGPPDAYYQQPAFSGGAIRFAAVQLGGAEAVFEETCRFLQGLGRIDDPYQRQRLGEMSIALESGRQWLRGAAEHAARPGATADAEATVAYANMMRTAIETICLNMLQLAERCVGARGLLEPLPFERLHRDLTHYLRQPAPDGALADVGRFVLEGKTFVS
- the purH gene encoding bifunctional phosphoribosylaminoimidazolecarboxamide formyltransferase/IMP cyclohydrolase translates to MSSRPIRAALLSVYHKDRLAPLVQVLRQHGVQLYSTGGTQKFLEEEGAEVTAVEDLTGFPEVFGGRVKTLHPKVFGGILHRRHEDGDLAQAEQHGIPPIDLVVVDLYPFEETVASGAQEQDVIEKIDIGGISLLRAAAKNFRDVLVVSSRDQYEAVTELLTQKEGATDLDDRRHYAAAAFATTSHYDTEIFKYVSQDTAVAGAALRLSAQPATPLRYGENPHQAGTFYGDLSALFDQLHGKQLSYNNLVDVDAAVALMAEFSDGAPACAILKHTNACGVAQAATLRDAYVNALSCDPTSAFGGVIIVNKEVDAATAAELNQLFFEVLIAPGFAAEALPVLQSKKNRILLRQKPVEFPKKQIKTLLNGIIEQDADRQTETAADFRTVTQSAPTAEETEALVFAAKICKHTKSNTIVLARAGQLLASGVGQTSRVDALRQAIEKARAFGFDLHGAVMASDAFFPFPDCVEIAGAAGIRAVVQPGGSIKDADSIKAADELGMAMVLTGMRHFKH
- a CDS encoding rod shape-determining protein — its product is MGFFNFLTSDIAIDLGTANTLIIHNDKIVVDEPSIIAKDRTTNKVIAVGRQAQQMHEKTHDNIRTIRPLKDGVIADFHAAEEMIKGMIKMIDTRTRLFQPSHRMVICIPSGITEVEKRAVRDSAEHAGAKEVWMIQEPMAAAIGIGIDVEQPVGSMIIDIGGGTTEIAVIALSGIVCDQSIKTAGDVFNQDILDYMRRQHNLLIGERSAERIKIEVGAALTELDVAPPDHEVRGRDLMTGIPKVIKVTFSEIAIALDKSVAKIEEAVLKALEISPPELSADIYENGIHLTGGGALLRGLDKRLAAKTKLPIHIAEDPLRAVVRGTGKAIKDIHAFRGVLLT